A genomic stretch from Mastacembelus armatus chromosome 7, fMasArm1.2, whole genome shotgun sequence includes:
- the tmem269 gene encoding transmembrane protein 269 isoform X1 produces MMLLTPSSGFFWCTNKLSLSDQATGLQIKEFARKNAANALSVANMVMGMASILSSLNGHHHAACWLVLIGYLLDLADGAVARQLDACSALGAKLDDFADFTTFGIATSLLLRTSGLLDNVLCMCYVLSVFVRLCFFSSGIPFMYRGLPCIYSSAILASVSLLSGGNMAMLRVIAVAMILFMISQNFYPHDRVLESQAWKKVVYVGGIIMLFCFSFPPACVYYLLWSISYILFPTSLWSSKV; encoded by the exons ATGATGCTCCTGACTCCCTCTTCTG GTTTTTTCTGGTGTACCAACAAGCTCTCTCTGAGTGATCAGGCCACAGGACTGCAGATCAAGGAGTTTGCACGTAAAAATGCAGCTAATGCTCTGTCAGTTGCCAACATGGTCATGGGCATGGCCTCCATTCTCAGCAGTCTTAATGG GCACCATCATGCTGCATGTTGGCTGGTTCTGATTGGCTACCTGCTGGATTTGGCAGACGGCGCAGTTGCCAGGCAACTTGATGCCTGCTCGGCACTGG GTGCAAAGCTAGATGATTTTGCTGACTTCACAACATTTGGGATCGCTACATCATTGCTCCTGAGAACGTCTGGCCTGCTAGACAATGTCCTGTGCATGTGTTATGTTCTCTCTGTGTTCGTCCGCCTCTGTTTTTTCTCAAGTG GGATCCCATTCATGTACCGTGGTCTGCCCTGCATCTACTCCTCAGCCATTCTGGCCAGCGTGTCTCTGCTGTCAGGGGGAAACATGGCCATGCTGCGGGTCATTGCAGTGGCCATGATTCTCTTCATGATCAGTCAGAACTTCTACCCCCATGACAGAGTGTTGGAATCCCAGGCCTGGAAGAAAGTAGTCTACGTTGGAG GAATCATCATGttgttctgcttttccttcCCCCCTGCCTGTGTCTACTACCTGCTGTGGTCAATCTCTTATATTTTGTTCCCAACATCCCTTTGGAGTAGTAAAGTGTAA
- the tmem269 gene encoding transmembrane protein 269 isoform X2 — MVMGMASILSSLNGHHHAACWLVLIGYLLDLADGAVARQLDACSALGAKLDDFADFTTFGIATSLLLRTSGLLDNVLCMCYVLSVFVRLCFFSSGIPFMYRGLPCIYSSAILASVSLLSGGNMAMLRVIAVAMILFMISQNFYPHDRVLESQAWKKVVYVGGIIMLFCFSFPPACVYYLLWSISYILFPTSLWSSKV, encoded by the exons ATGGTCATGGGCATGGCCTCCATTCTCAGCAGTCTTAATGG GCACCATCATGCTGCATGTTGGCTGGTTCTGATTGGCTACCTGCTGGATTTGGCAGACGGCGCAGTTGCCAGGCAACTTGATGCCTGCTCGGCACTGG GTGCAAAGCTAGATGATTTTGCTGACTTCACAACATTTGGGATCGCTACATCATTGCTCCTGAGAACGTCTGGCCTGCTAGACAATGTCCTGTGCATGTGTTATGTTCTCTCTGTGTTCGTCCGCCTCTGTTTTTTCTCAAGTG GGATCCCATTCATGTACCGTGGTCTGCCCTGCATCTACTCCTCAGCCATTCTGGCCAGCGTGTCTCTGCTGTCAGGGGGAAACATGGCCATGCTGCGGGTCATTGCAGTGGCCATGATTCTCTTCATGATCAGTCAGAACTTCTACCCCCATGACAGAGTGTTGGAATCCCAGGCCTGGAAGAAAGTAGTCTACGTTGGAG GAATCATCATGttgttctgcttttccttcCCCCCTGCCTGTGTCTACTACCTGCTGTGGTCAATCTCTTATATTTTGTTCCCAACATCCCTTTGGAGTAGTAAAGTGTAA
- the LOC113145152 gene encoding LOW QUALITY PROTEIN: tyrosine-protein kinase STYK1 (The sequence of the model RefSeq protein was modified relative to this genomic sequence to represent the inferred CDS: substituted 2 bases at 2 genomic stop codons), with amino-acid sequence MDKDTKCSKDTSLPMYEESSGPIAVITILSLLALSTVLVVALIFCSRHKNKQRRQSTLTHFQNSQHGVSPTAAPQVQQALCAWEITEECVLEGLECNKFKYMNLFKYVDGVISSCVPKILTPSSYGPKQPXAKEFLEWVLFHATVCKHENIVRMMCCQTKCLPMYLILDACNPGNLLHFLWTLRNQNANTASALQNFSERSVLLVAKQVAAGLDNLMSEHRLVHGDVAARNILIGSGLSARVAGPGVAFRRHKMDSAIRQRAAKVPLIWQIPERIMMXFSIDRSDVWSFGVLLYELMTLGSPPYPELEPLCVLPKNKGSYRMKRTENCGGHLYDLMKYCWMWSFKDRPTFSTIMKLLDSSMHLAVTKPIYIPEVIDIFEYNRKAGSLS; translated from the exons ATGGACAAGGACACAAAATGTAGCAAAGACACCTCTCTCCCCAtgt ATGAGGAGTCATCAGGTCCAATTGCTGTGATCACCATCCTTTCTCTGTTGGCTCTCAGCACAGTTTTAGTGGTGGCTCTGATCTTCTGTAGTCGCCACAAGAACAAACAAAGAAGACAGAGTACCCTGACTCATTTTCAAAACA GTCAGCATGGTGTATCACCAACTGCAGCTCCACAGGTCCAACAGGCTTTGTGTGCATGGGAAATCACTGAAGAATGTGTTCTTGAGGGACTAGA ATGTAATAAATTCAAGTATATGAACTTATTCAAGTATGTGGACGGTGTTATATCCAGCTGTGTTCCTAAAATTCTGACCCCTTCATCAT ATGGGCCAAAACAGCCTTAAGCTAAGGAGTTTCTGGAGTGGGTCCTGTTCCATGCTACAGTATGTAAACATGAGAATATAGTGAGGATGATGTGCTGTCAGACCAAGTGTCTGCCCATGTACCTGATCTTAGATGCCTGCAACCCAGGGAATCTCCTTCACTTCCTCTGGACGCTCAGAAAT CAGAATGCAAACACTGCCAGTGCATTGCAGAACTTTTCTGAGAGGTCAGTGCTTCTAGTGGCAAAGCAGGTTGCTGCTGGCCTG GATAACCTGATGTCAGAGCACAGGCTGGTACATGGGGATGTTGCAGCCAGGAACATCTTGATTGGCTCTGGCCTCTCGGCACGGGTGGCTGGACCGGGTGTGGCATTTAGAAGACACAAAATGGATTCAGCAATTAGACAGAGGGCAGCAAAGGTGCCTCTCATATGGCAGATTCCAGAGAGGATTATGATGTAGTTCAGTATCGACAGGAGCGACGT GTGGTCATTTGGAGTCTTACTGTATGAACTGATGACCTTAG gCTCTCCTCCATATCCTGAGCTAGAGCCTCTGTGTGTGCTTCCAAAAAACAAAGGGTCTTATCGGATGAAGAGGACAGAGAATTGTGGAGGACATCT ATATGATCTGATGAAGTACTGCTGGATGTGGAGTTTCAAAGACAGACCTACATTTTCAACCATCATGAAGTTGTTGGATTCCTCAATGCATCTGGCTGTTACTAAGCCTATCTATATTCCTGAGGTCATAGATATATTTGAGTATAACAGAAAGGCTGGATCGCTGTCATAA